TTCAAGAGATAACAAGTTCCTTACAGTGGACAAACGAACTAGTGTTACATGTCCACAGTCATATTTAACTGTTTCTTACTTAATATAACAAAAGAAACAAGAAATGTAAACGAGTTTGTATTGCCAAATCTTAACCCGTGTCTTCATGGGTGAGCTGGTTAAAGATACAGTGACGGTTCGGTATTCTACACCGGTCGAGGCTGGTAGCCTGCCTAATCGATCGCACTACATTCCAATCCCCCGCCGGCACGGCACTGACACACACACCTTCGCTCCTTGTCTTTTAGCAAAGTGGTGTAAACAAACCTGCCCCATTATAAAACAGGATTAGCTCAATGGTTAGCATCGAGTAGAGCAGACAGCAGAGGCCGTGGTTGTTAGCCAGGTTCTCAGCCTGTTCGGCAGAccgtaaatgatcgtggattatttactgctggctagtttggtatGAGAAAAAATAATGTTTcagtttataatccacgatcgtatacgagcagaGAACATGCTTCCTCACAGTCGCATGTGAACTGAACCAAGGCTGAAGCTTCCGGAAATGATACGCCCTGGTAGAGGTAGGTCAGGCCTCGTCGTCCCGATGGATCGTGCGTCGCGACCGGCGCGCAGTGGCCGCCACGAATCAGTGGCACTGCCGTGCCGGTGCGTGGTCTCTCGACGCAGGTGCCGTCGGCCTCCTGCGTCGTGCACTCGACAGCCCAGCGACGTATGGCACTCACGTCACGTGCAATCAACTCCTCCGCCACGCCTCGCCTTGTCATGACATGCATCTGCTGGTTTTTTTACCGAGCAGCAGCCGACGTGGCTTGACACGTGCGCTGGCACGTCACCGTGCTCCGGCCGCCCCAGGCTCCTGAGCCCAACACGTGTCGCCGGACGTGTCCGCCCGCACGAAGAAAGCTCCCCGCCAATCCATCCATGGGCCATGGGGTCCGGGGGCGCCGGCCTAACCTTCGTTCGCTTCGCTCCACCGGTTCCAGCCGCGCGAGGCGACGTCTCTCGATCACCACCAGCTTGCAGCCCGCGTCAATGAACGGCAAGAAGGGCAAGGGTGGCGCCGGCGCCCACGCCGCCGCGCGGCCTGTGGCGACCTGCATGGCCGCCGCCATCGTCTCCGTCGTCGTGCTGCTCGTCGCGGCGTCGGCTCTGCTGTTCCTGCTGTCGCCGCAGGCGCCGGGGACCCCGGGGCAGGGACCGCCCCGCGAGCCGGTGGAGCTGGCGATCGGCCTCACCGGGCACGAGCGCTGGCTGGACGCGCTCCGCGCGTGGGCCCAGCTCGCGTGCTTCAACCTCCGGCCGGCCGAGCCGCGGTAGATGATTATGTTTACTGGCGCGCGCGCTGTGTCCTTCGCGTTTGGATCGGGAGACGTGTGTTCTCACGGCTGCCGTGTGTGTGGCAAGGTACCATCTGCTGCGGAGCCCGGCGTCGGTGACCAAGGCGGCCAAGAAAACCTTGGAGATGAGCATGGAGACGGTGGAGCACTCGGCGGAGTCGGCGGCCAGGGCCACCGAGGAGGCCCTGGAGAGGACCACCGAGAAGGTCAAGAGGAAGGTCTCGCTCTCGCGCTCGCCGTCGGCGCAGCGCCCTGATGGAGACCTCTGAGCACAACTTTTCCGGTTTATTTCTTCTTTTTTCTAAAGCTTCAGTGCTGTGTCCTCTGTAGCGTCTAGCTAGCCTGTAGCGTGTAAAATTGTCAAGAACGTACTGCATCACCATTCAGTCCAAAGCGTTTTGCAAGTTTGCGATGTAAACGTGTTCTGTACCAGGTCGATTGTGAGATCTAAGCGTATTGCGATGCAGATCGATTCGATGCTTGCAAATTCAGTGAGCCAGTACTGTACCATGGCATGCAGAATGCAGATGAAATGTCAAATGTACGGTGTACCATGGAATACTGCTCATTGACGAGATACCATACCAAGCTCGCACGGCTTAATAAAAACGAGACAAACTCATAAGCCAAGGAAGGCTCACCTTCAACCGACGGCAAGCAAAACGGGTCAATTGCCGGCTTACTCAAGTAGTAGTATATATCATAGATTTCTCGCTTCAGGAAGAGATCATGGCAAGAGAGATTAAATTCTGCCCTATGTATGGAACTAGAAAATTAGGAACTAGATGGTtccccgcgcttcgctgcgggcaGGGTAATGATTTGCTGCTCTTTCGTGCGGTCGTTTTCAGTTAACGCCACCAGGCAGCATGGCAGGACACACGAATATAAACACAATGGCAATCCGTAGCTAGTAGGTTGTTTTCAGATAAGTGTACAGATCATGCATGTAACTAAAAGCTGTGGCAAAATAAACGATTGATGATTTGTAATACAGTTAGGAATAAGTGGTTGGTTTTTATGTAGCCTGAACATGGTCCGTGAACAAAAGCGTGAACAAAAGCGGAAAAAGGAAAGTTTGCAGGCCGCAATGCTAAATTTATGAATGTAAGCACACCCTACCCAGCCCAAGTTGATATGGTTCATTTGTGTGCGGCACGCACACTTTGccaaaatttttttttaaaaaaaatatgaatgTATGGACTCATTGAACGCCATGTATATTCATGTTTGATTTGAAAGGAAACCTATATTGAGTGTGAAAGTACAAAAATGACACGAATTGTGCACAACTGAAATCAGTGAGATCAAAAGCAATAGTTTGCCACTTCCAATTTGCCAAACATGTCTTCACTTGCGCGCATTGTACATTGGAAAAAAATAGTTCTCCTGTAGTTGTCATTGCAGGCGAAAAGAATCCACATTTGAAAACAATCTCAGTGAACGAAGATATATAACGAACAACACATTCCTCGTATGAAAAGAGGGTAATAGGAAGCATGTATTACCCGCTGTAGTATAAATGTGAGTTTGCAACTAAAATTTCATAGACCAAGCAATTTTTGGAGAGGACAGCTAACACTGCTATATGCAGTCGCGCAAATGCCACCATGTCATGAACTGTAGCTGCACAgattttacaacaacaacaacatagcctttcactCCCAAGCAAGTCGGTGTAGGCATTTCTTTTgtgtttcatctccattaaagtggctaaatttttacattggctcgtcgCGCCTAACACAACCTTCCTTCTTTACCaggggcttgggacctgctatgctgggacaccaaaggcgccccaccataggcggatgGTGGGTTTGCCAGGAGTAATGGCTGCATAACTCAGATTTTAGACCTCCTCCATTAAAGCTGCACAGATTTTAGATTTTAGAAAATGGCTGCATAACTCAGATCGACTCATACTCTGTACAGCAAGGTTAGAAAGGAAAGCTACATGCTTACAGAGCACAAACCTTAATATGGCCCAGTAAAGAGCGTTACTCCAGGTAAGGCATCACTAAAATCATATCCTACAGGGCTGTCATTAAAGTTTAAGACAATCTTAGTTTGGTCAGCAAAGGAAACCTGCAAGATTGATGGATTGAGCATGCCGGAAACATTTATTCTAGAAAAGAATTACTCTTAACAATTATTTCTGTATCGTGTAGCACGAAGTCTAAGATGGTGAATGACATGGAGAACTGATGGATTCAGCATGAAGAAAATTGATGGATTCAGCATGCAGACAATCTTAAGATGGTTCTGAAGAATATAAAATGGCAATGAATCACATGCAAAGCTAGACGTAGGATAGCAGACCAATAAATATAATGATCTGGAAAGAAGTTAGTGATGGGACATGAGAGTATGCAAATCAATTAGAGGCAACATGTACAGCGAGCAATAAAGAGTCTGAGAAGATGGTGTTCCCTGAATTACCTCTTCAGCGTTCCTTGAAATCCTGTGTTTGGAAGCGTGGAAGCCAAACTGCAGAATCCATTTACACAGTACCACAGATCCTGTTTGGAGGTAGCTTAAATAAGTATACTATGTGGCAAGCCGGTGGTCCAAGACCTCAAAGGGAACACCAATACAGACATTCATTGAAACCGATTGCGAGATATAGGAAACCTGATAGACCCGCGACAGAAAAAATGTAGAAAAATCCAGAGGTAGTATTCTTTAGCATATAAGGGACAATTTTTTCAGGCATCATAACCATGCAAGattgtttttctttgttttttgaaCATCTGTTTTAGCTTGGGAGACATGCTCATAACCCATGAAGGAAACCTATAGGTCAATATTAATGTAAGTACATAACTGATCCAAGCTTATCCATAATGTGTTATTAAGCTTCTCAATGGATCTATCTAGCAGATCATACTGTCGTCAAATATTAGTAGTAGCAGTTCCAATATTACTCTGGTAGCCTGAAAAAATCAAAGGCATATCGAGCAAAGCAAGCATTAACAATGAGCACTGCCAAGGCAGTTTTTAAAGCACCCTCTCTCCAGTGGAGCCATTTACAATAAGGAAATAATATGCATGCATGCCAAGCATCCCTGTACACTTGCTTATGCTTCTACTGCTGATGTTACTGATCTAGCAGTATGGATCATAATCAATACTATTTGGCACTACGTGCAAAGGTGAATTTGTAAATGTGTCTGGGTGCACCGCATACTGCAAATTACATATGCAAAGAAAAGGGCTTTTCACTCAGGTAGTGCATAGAATAGAACAACACATCTATGCAATTACTGAATAATGTGCAGGAGCTCTATGGTCTATCTGGAAGACTAGGAATGAAGTGGTGTTCAACAAGAAGGTCCTGTCGTCGCCGGTGGCGCTTGTCTACAAAACGCTGATGCTGACCAAGACCTGTCGTCCCCTTCTAAAACCAAAGCTGAAGCCCATGGCGGAGGAAATGATCAATCTGATTTCGGCTAATGCTGCGTCGGCGATGTAGCCTGCTTTTAATCCTGTAACCCATGGGGGTAATGCTTACGCTGTTGCTTGTTCTTTTGGTTTTAGTCTGGTACCTGTTGAGGTAGGCATTGGTATCCTGAGTTGTCAGATAGAGATAAACTCTAGTTCTGGTTGAGGTAGTCGGTCTTCTTTTAAGCTCGTCATTGTAAGCTGGTGTTCCCAGCGCTAGGATCAGGGTGTTCGATACGCTTTCTAATAAAACTGGGTGAATACCTTTGGTCTAAAATGCAATTActgaatacaaataatgcaactCAAAGCAAAATGCATCGAATAGGTTAGTTGATATGGCTGTATATTTGGATAGCTCTGCATGGGAAATTACACAGAATAAAGATGGAATTTGAAACATAGCTGTACAGATTTGCCATTGCTGTGTACTGATGAACACATAAAGCGGTATCCAAAAGGACTTACTTCACGAAGCTCCGAGTTACATGTAGCCTGTTTAAAGCATTTCCTTGATGGACAGTGTCTCCATGAGACTCCTGAAACCTCGGGCGTTTCATCGCTGCCAAGAAACAGTAAACTATGAAGACAATGACTCGATAGCAACATTTACAGTAGGTTACCAAAGTTAATAATTAATAATATTTTCAGGGACCAAAGGTGCAGGTGGGGGAGCACACAACACATTTGGATCAATGAGAACCGCAGTTAGAAGATGCATCTTAATTAGAATTGTCGAAAACACAATGCATCTTGACCTTGGTTGGATGGATGTTCAGGTCGATGTCCTTGTTCTATCATCATGCGCTCGGCTATGGATTTATAAGAATGCAGAGCCTCGAACTGAAAAATTGCAGACAAGCAACAATATCAGCAATCAAGGCCTCGGACTGGCCTGGATCACCGCGGTGCAGTGGCAGACCTGAGCCATCATCATGACCACAAATCAAGGAGGTCGACATTGATTATCGTCCTTGAAGTCCTCCTGAAACCGCGCAGCACCTGACGAAACCGAAGCtgctagaaaaaaaaaagtttcagCTACTTGCTGGGATAACTTTGATGATCACCAAATAAACTGTACCGGACTCTCTCCTTTACTGGGTCAGAGCCAATATTTTCCgcaaaaaagaaaatgaaaagtttgTAGGCATAATACATGTATCCACACTTGTAACTagattagatcagatccgaatacagatagctagggtttgggtgctcaaTTTCGCACAGCAGGAACGGAAGAGAAGGGGTGCGCGTACCTGTTTGGTGACCGTCACCGGCAGAAGCGCCGAAGATGGAGGCCTGGGCACGTGGCGtagggcggaggcggcggcaacgGCTGCCCAGTCGTCGCCAGCAGAGAACGCTCTCCACCGCTGGCCCACTACCATTCGCGGCAGGCAGATCCGGTGATGAAAGGGAGGAGCGAGCGGGCTCGTGGACGAAGATGACGGCTGGACGACGGCCGGGAGCGGAGGGGGCGAGGTGCAGGAGACGATGGAGAACCGGAGGAGCAGGCGCGGAGCCTGCGAGGCTGCGGGGCGTGGCATGTGCGCGTGGAGCGGCAAAGGAAGAGGACGGACAGGAGGCGGATGTGACGAGGTGCAACGCTTTCATTTTGACGGGCCTGGTGGAGAGGACGAGGTAGAGGCTGCAGCCGTGATCAGGTCGGGGCGGAGACGTTTCTGGAGGCAGGCAGAAGTGGACGGCTGGGATGGAAAGACTGTAGGCGAGGCAGGCAGAAGTGGACGGCTGGGATGATAGGACTGTGGATGAACAGGGCAACAGTAAAAAGTTTGTCTCAGAAACAGATGATCTTATATGTAGGtagttcgctggttggtttctgggctggtttgggctggctggtgctggtttgttgtgagaggaaaacactgttggctggctggtttgagctggctgaaaccaacaagcgaacatgctgatgcATTCCGTTGGGAACCACGAGGGTGTGACGCTCGTTCATTCCGGACAGATATCCTTGAAAATTGGGAGCCTGTGACGACACACACTGACCGTAAAGAGCTTCAGTGATTTCATCATCCTCGACGGCTGGTTCTGGCTCTATAGATGACTTGAGAGCTGAAGGCGTAGCTTCCGGTCCTGACGTTGAGAGCTCTACATTGGTCGCTATGATGCTGCGCTCTGCCAATTGGAGATCAGCAAAAAGCTTGATGGAGGTAGAGGCGCCAGGAACCATAGGCGATGGCACCTCATTCGCACCAGCAAAGAGCAACCGATGGCGCGTGCAGCTAGCAAGTTGAAGGGTCTTCTAAGGCGATGCTAGGAGCAGTGACGACCTCTCTAATCTCCGCCTCAAGACGGGGCAATAGGGACTTCATATCATCAAAAAGATGAAGATCATCGGCCGAGAGTATTCTCATCTCGCGTGCCAAATCAACACGAAATATAACCTTCAACGCAACTTCCATTTGAAGTGTAGGCGAcaagggctcctcctcctcctccacctcaacaGCATCCGCCCCATCGACATTAACTTCTCCAATCTCCGCCTCAAGACGGGGCAATAGGGACTTCAGATCATCGATCAGATCAAGCTCATCGACGGAGAGTATTCTCTTCTTGCGTGCCAAATCGAAGCGAAACAAAATCTCGATTGCACATTCCTTTTGAAGTGCAGGCGACaagggctcctcctcctcttccacctcctcctcctcctcaacaacaACATCCGTCCCATCGGCATTATCCTCTCCAATCTCCGCCTCAAGACGGGGCAATAGGgacttcatatcatcataaagATCAAGCTCATCGGCGGAGAGTATTCTCATCTTGcgtgccaaatcaagatgaaacatAACTTTCAATGGAGCTTCCATTTGAAGTGCAGGCAAcaagggctcctcctcctcctcctcaacagCATCCACCCCATCGGCTTCTGCAATCTCTGCCTCAAGACGAGGCAATAGGGACTTCAGATCATCGATCAGATCAAGCTCATCGACGGAGAGTATTCTCTTCTTGCGTGCCAAATCAAAGCGAAATAAAATCTCGATTGCACATTCCTTTTGAAGTGCAGGCGACAGAGGCTCATCCTCCTCCGACAACGAGGACTAGAGGGCAGCAGATGGGTTACCCGAAGAAGCGCCGACAACTGCATCCGCCCCATCTGCATCAGCCACACAAGTGGCCAGCCCAGGCTGCTGGGGAGAGCACCCAGATGGCGAGGACATGCACGAAGGCTGGAGAGAGAGCTGGTGGAGACCTCGTCCCGCGGCGAGCAGTACCCGGAACTGGAGCTGGGCGAAGAGTGGTCGACCGCGACCTTGGCGACGACGGCTGATGAGTCGTGGCCAACCAGCAATTTGAACGCGGGCTCACGGTGGGGCTGCCAGGAAGAGGGTGtgacggcagcggcagcggtcGTGGCCCCGGAGACGGCGGCAGCCCGCGATGGCGAGCCCCCAGAACTACAATTTGGAGCCCCCCTTGCGGCGGCCGCCGCCCCAGGTCGACAGTGCCCGTGGCCCTCGTGTCACCCTGAGGCGCCATCCGCGCAGGAGGTAAAGTGAACCAGGGCGGCGAAAGTTGATGACGGGCGGCAAGACTGGCCGAGGAAGACAGCCCCGCGGAGGATACGGCGGTGCGGGTCGGCGCACGGACGGAGGTAAGGCAATGTCGAACTCTGTGGTGCGCGGGGCGGTTTGCAGGCTGGACGGAAggggggaggaggagaggacaggAGCGGAGGTATGGAGGCCTCCGGGCGGCTCACCTGCAGGGGGGCGCCGTGGAGAAGGGGATTTTTTTTTATGAATGTTGGAGGAGGGGATTTGGAGAAAAGAATGATGCTAGTGAACCACATTGTGCATTATCTTTGCCTCTTTGGTTGTTTGAGCTTTTGACTGACAGTGATACGAAGattggatatgtttaaatgcctGTGCTGGGGCTTATAGAATGACTAGTCCACAACTCCACATAGTGCTTGTGTTGCAATTTGAAAACTTAGGACACGTTCAGTGCAGGACTGTTAAATAATTAAACGTTTACGTAAGGCTATTTTCAGTAGAGTATTTTGTTATGCGGCTTTCAAAAGTGCCACCTCATCTCAATAGTTCTAGTGGAGTGTTTCATTATGTGTTTTC
Above is a genomic segment from Miscanthus floridulus cultivar M001 chromosome 3, ASM1932011v1, whole genome shotgun sequence containing:
- the LOC136547278 gene encoding uncharacterized protein, with product MGHGVRGRRPNLRSLRSTGSSRARRRLSITTSLQPASMNGKKGKGGAGAHAAARPVATCMAAAIVSVVVLLVAASALLFLLSPQAPGTPGQGPPREPVELAIGLTGHERWLDALRAWAQLACFNLRPAEPRYHLLRSPASVTKAAKKTLEMSMETVEHSAESAARATEEALERTTEKVKRKVSLSRSPSAQRPDGDL